The DNA window TCCAAGTTCATCTGATATTTCATTCAGCCTTTCAAGGAGTTTTTCATCCACTTCTATTCCCTCTTCACGCCCCCTTTTTATGTTCATGGCCTCGATGTCACCGGGTATGAGGACTTCACCGGATGATTTAACCTCCTCGATGAATTCATCAACGCTGGATTTGAATTCCTGGAGGTCGACCATCTTTGAGGGGTCTATGGCCATCATGAGGTCACCCTTGGTGCACATCTCCCGGGGGTTTGCGGTTCCCTGCACCGCAGCCCCAAAGGCCGCCCCCACAAGGGGACCTGCCAGGATCTCTATCATGAATGAAAGCGCATAACCCTTATGCCCACCGAAGGGGAGTATGGATCCCTTAAGGGCAAGTTCAGGGTCAGTTGTGGGGTTTCCATCGGCGTCCAGGGCTATGTTTTCGGGTATCCTCTCACCCTTCCTGGCGGCCTCCAGGAGTTTGCCCCTGGCAGATGCTGAGGTTGCCATGTCAACCGAGACATAGTGCCTGTTTGATGGGATTCCTATGGCAAGGGGGTTTGTTCCCAGTATTGGTATTTTGCCACCTATGGGTGCCACGGCGGGCTCCGTGTTTGCTATCACAACCCCTATCATGTCGTTCATGACCGCCATGTCTGAGTAGTATCCGGCGACACCGAAGTGGTTGGAGTCATGGACACCAACAAGCCCGACACCGGTATCCCTGGCCTTTTCAATTGCAAGTTCCATTGCCCTGCAGGCAACAAAGTGTCCGAACATGTGGTTACCGTTTATCAGGGCCGTTGAAGGGGTTTCCCTTTCAATGGTTATATCACCGTGGGGCTTTATTGTCCCGCAGCGCAGCTCCTCAACGTACTGGGGGAAACGGCCGATTCCATGTGAACTGAAACCCTTCAGGTCAGCGTCCAGCGTAACATCAGCCACCACATCTGAAACCTCTTCTGGAACATCCATGGTGTTGAGTATTTCCTTTATGATTCTAACTTCCTCTTCAGCACTTATCCTCATAAGAGTCCTCCTAAAGTTTTATTGATTCACCGGTGTAAGTTTTAAGGGCAACCTCAGCTTTCCTGGGTGTCACGTTACCGATATGGTGGGCGCCGTCATCAAGGACATCAAGGGCGTCGTCAAGGTCCCCCTGGCTGACAACAGCACAGAAACCCACACCCATATTGAAAACCCGGTACATCTCTGTTATATCAACTCCTGCTCCGTGGATGGTCCTGAATATCTCCTGTGGTTCTGGCAGGGAATCAAGATGGTATCCGGCGTCCCTGTTGAGCCTCTTGAGGTTTCCGAAGCCCCCTCCTGTTATGTGGGCAAGCCCATGGACACTCACCCCTGACTCAAGCAGCCTCATTACGGGATCCACGTAAATCCTTGTGGGTTCAAGGAGTTCCTCACCCACGGTTTTACTGGAGCCTGGCATTTCATCGTCCACTGATAGCTTCAGTTCATCAAAGAACACCTTCCGGGCAAGGCTCAGGCCGTTACTGTGTATACCGCTGCTTTCAAGGCCTATAACAGCGTCACCCTCCCTCACGTTCTCCCCGGTTATTATGCTGTCCACATCCACGAAACCGATCCCCGTGGCTGCAAGGTCAAGGTTTCTGATTATACCTGGAAGTGATGCTGTTTCACCACCTATTATGGCCACCTGTGCGATTTCAGCACCCCTTGCAAGGCCCTTACCTATCTCATCTGCAACGTCAGGGTCGGGTTCTTCAACGGCAAGGTAGTCCACGAGTGCGGCTGGCCTTGCGCCCACACAGAGTATATCGTTGACCACCATTGCGATGCAGTCAATTCCCACGGTGTCGTATCGGTTCATCATCTCAGCGACCAGTATCTTGCTACCGACACCGTCGGTACTCATGGCTATGGCCACATCACCCATCCTGACCAGGGCCGCGAAGTGGCCGGCCCCGCTTACAACGTCGCAGTATCTGAGTGTGTCCTTAAGCCGGGAGGTTAAACGTGATACGGTCAGCTCCTCCAGGTCTATGTCCACGCCGGATTCTGAATAGGTTACCATTCAATCACCACTAAAGAATAGTTTAAGGTCATCTAAATAGTTAGTCTCACTGTATACGCACCGTTTCAAGGTTCAGCGGCGTTTTTGTTTCGATGCGGTAAGTCCTGTAGATGCTGGATGCAAGGTCAAGGGTCTTGTAGTTATCACCATGACAGAGGAGTATCTTCTCAGGCTTGGGTGAGATTCTCTTCACGTATTCCATGAGCTGTCTTCTGTCTGAGTGACCGCTGAAACCCTCAATGGTCTTTATGTTCATCTTCACATTGTATACCCGCATCTTGTCCTCCTCATCCTTGAGGGGGATTTCCTTCCACCCCTTCTGGATCCTCCTACCAAGGGAGCCCTCGGCCTGGTAACCCACAAATACCAGGGAATTCTTTGGGTCCTCGCAGAGCCACTTGAAGTACTCCAGGGAGTTCCCGCCTGTAAGCATACCGGATGTTGAAAGGATTATTGAGGGCTCTCCCTCAACGATCTCCCTGCGCTCATCCATACCATTGACCTTATGGAAGATCTCTGAGATGAAGGGGTTGTGGCCCATGTGGAATATCTGGTCCCGGAGGTCCTTGCTGAGGTACTCGGGTCTTGCCGTGTGGATGGCGTTGGCCTCCCAGATCATACCGTCTATGTATACCGGAACCTCATCTATTATACCGGTCCTTATGTACTCCTCAAGGACTATCATAAGTTCCTGAGCCCTTCCAACCGCAAATACAGGTATGAGTATCTTACCACCCCTCTTAAGGGTGGAGTAGATTGTTTTCACAAGTTCCTTCTCTGCCCGTGTCCTTGGCGGCTGCACGTCCTCGTGTCCCCCATAGGTGCTCTCCATCACAAGGGTTTCGATTCGCGGGAACCTGCTGGCTGCTGGTTCAAGGAGTCTGCTCTGTTCATACTTGAAGTCCCCGGTGTAGACCATGTTGTGCTGGCCGTCGCCTATGTGGAGGTGGGCCATTGCTGATCCCAGGATGTGACCTGCATTGTGGAGTGTCAGCCGTATATCAGGTGCGATGTCGGTCACCTCACCGTAATCCAGGGTTATGGTATGTTTGACGCTCTTCTTCACGTGTTTAACGTTGAATGGAAGGGGTTCATCCTCCCTGTGGGCTATGTCTATGTGGTCAAGCTGCAGGAGCGTCATGAGGTCCCTGGTTGGGGCTGTGCAGTACACGGGCCCATCGTATCCGTAATGGTAGAGATAGGGCAGGAATCCTGAATGGTCAAGGTGTGCATGGGTTATTATTACCGCGTCAAGGCTGTCCAGTGTGAATTCAGGAACATTGAGGTAGGGGTAGGAGTTTCTGTCATCCCCGCCGGCAACGTTCACACCACAGTCAAGGAGTACCCGGCTGTTGGGGGTCTGGAGGTAGAGGCAGGATCTCCCCACTTCCCTGAAGCCACCCATGGCTGTAAGGCGGGCCCAGTCGTTCTCATATTTTGGTTTCTGGTGTATTCTATTTCCAAGCTGCTGCAGAATCTTCTTTCTTTCCTTACTGTTTTTCCTGAGGGTTCTGCGTATCCTTTCTATTATCTCAGAGGATATTGGTGGGGTTCTCAGTATCTTGGGGGCCCATCCAGTGTTCTTAACTATCTCCCTGGATGTTGACCCGTACTTACCTATGACGAGCCCTGGTTTTCTTGCCTCGATGATGACCTCGCAGGTGACATCGTCAAAGGATATGTTGGTTATCTTCGCCTCATCGGGTACTATCTCATGGATCCTCCTTATGGTCTCCTCAGGGTCCATGAGGACCGACCGGTCGGACCTTATTATTATCCTCTTGCGTATGTCCTTTGCAATGTCCCTTATGAGGTTACCGTTCTCGGTTATTATCTCGGGGTTCTTGGTGTAAATGACGACCTCGGGTCCCTCAAATTCCACCTTTGCAACCTGGACCCTCTCAGGAAGTCTCTGCATTATTGTCCTTTTGATTTCTTCAAGCATCTCTGAAACCATAAGATCACTTCAAAAAACAGGGGATCAACAGTAAACAGAATGTTTACTGCAGATTAAAAAACAGGAAAAAAATCAGTTGAGGTCTTCAATCCTTTTCTTGATTTCCTCTTGGCTGAGCATCCTGAAGCCCTCATCCTCTGTGACAGTCGCCACAAGGATGCCGTTGCCTGAATAGGTGTCCCTCTCCATGGCTGACTTTATGGCCCTTATGGCGATGTCAACCGCCTCATCAACATAGAGTTCATCGGTGTACCTGTCCTCGAGCACACCGTAGGCCACAGGTGAACCTGAACCTGTTGATACAAATTTGTCGGGTATCATCCCCCCTGAGGGGTCAAGGGAGTATATCTTCGCACCTGTTTCATCAACACCACCGAGGAGTGTCTGGACAATGAATGGGTAGAAACGTGATGAGTGAAGTATGTTGGCTGCAAGTGCAGCTGCAGCTTCTATGCTTATTCTTTCTGAGTTTCTCATGCGGTAAAGGGCGGCCTCTGCCTTGAGGTATTTCATGAGGCTCTGTGCATCTGCAACTGAGCCCGCGATTGTGGCTGCTATGTGTTCATCTATTTTAAAGATCTTGTCTGTGGCCTTGTGGGCTATGAGGTTACCCATACTGGCCCTTCTCTCTGTGGCAAAAACAACTCCATCTTTGCATGTTATGCCAACAGTTGTGGTGCCTTTCAGCGTTTTTTCATCTTTCATAAATACACCTCAATAAAAATAATAAAAAACCAGCTCCAGTTCTTAATTGTGTTTTATGATGTAAGTGGCTGTCCATAGGACATAAAAGTTCTGTACCTATATAAATTGGAGGTCCTTATTAAACTTTGCGATTTTTTTATAATAAAATAAGGTTAAAGGGGTTATCATTTCAGGATTTTCCGGATCCAGAATAAAGTTGTGGGGGCTATGTTATGATTTCAGCTAGGCGGTCTGTCTCTGATGCCACCTTTATCTCCCTTGCAACACGGCGCCCCATGCTCATCCCCTCTCCATGGAGGAGGTAACTGTAGGTGGATCCATGCATGAAGGTATTTGTTCCCCCATCTGTACGCGCACTCATCTCGAATGTAACGATTTCGAGGTTATCTGTGCACATGGTCTGAAGGCAGAATGGACCGTTCATACCAGGGGGCACGATCTTACTGGCCGCCTCAACCATACGGTCGCCCATATCAAATGCTTGTGGAAGCAGTGATTCCCTCATTGCAACGGGATGGTTACCTGTTATAACATATGATGGGTCCAGTTTTATCTCAAGCTGGTCCCTTGCAGGGATCCTCACAAGGCCGTCGGTGTTTGACTCGAAGCGGCTGTCCATACCCATGAGCTCCACTTCATCGTTCATGATTGAGTAGAAGTAGTGGATACAGAAGTTTGTACCTGATACATACTCTTCAATGTGGGCATCATCAACATCGTCCTCGGTTATCCATCCCCTCTCAATCATTGAATCGATCTTATCATTGAACTCCTCTGTACTGGACGCCACAAAGTATCCCCGGCCGCCCCTGGCCCCTGGGAACTTTACCATCACCGGCCTGTCTATCTCAGCGGGGTCAGTGTACTTGAGGGGTATCCTTATACCAGCCTCCTTCATGAGCTTCCTCTCAAGGTCGCGTTCGGATTCCCATCTCAGGATATCCCTGTTACCGAACATGGGAACATAGAAGTCGTTTTCTATGTGGTCAAGGCCTGCATAGGCCACGAATGATCCGTGGGGGACTATTATACTGTTCATGGATCTTAATCTGTCCTGAACATCTTCATTTACAATGTCACTGAATTTATCAACAATTATGAATTCATCTGCAACCCTGAACCGCTGGTATGGTACCTCCCGGCCCTTTTCACATACCACGGCGGTTCTGAAACCCTCCTGTTTTGCACCGTTTAGTATGTGAAGTGATGTGTGGCTGCCAAGGGTTGCAACTGTTATGTCTTCCCTGCTGTATCCATCAAGGATGCTGAGTATCTCATCACGGTTTACCTTACTCATAAAAAAACCCCTCAAATTTATATATAAAGGGTTGGATTTCATGCTAGTTATCCTTTTTGCCTTCAACAGAAGCCATTAAATACTTGGATGAAGAAGAACATTTATGGATTTATTTTTCAGAAAGCCCTCCATAGCAGTGAAAACATGAAATGGGTGAGGATAGGGGACATCATAGTTCTAAACAGGGATGTTGAGGACCCTGAAAGATTCCTTGAAATACCTGGAGTGAGGGGTGTTCTCCTTGTTGAGGAGATAAGTGGACCTATGAGGAAGCCCCGCGTAAGGGTCCTTGCAGGTGAATGCACCGAGACCATACACAGGGAAAACGGCTGCCTTTTCAGGATAGACCCTTCCAGGGTCATGTGGTCAAGGGGTAACATAAATGAGAGGGCCAGAATACCCGGAGTTGTGGAGGACGGTGAAACCGTTGTTGACATGTTCGCAGGCATAGGCTACTTCTCGATACCGGTGGCGGTCCACTCAACCCCAGGGAGGGTCCACTCCATAGAGATAAACCCTGACTCTTTTGAATTCCTTAAATCCAATATAGAACTCAACAGGGTTGAGGGGGTCGTGAAACCACACCTGGGTGACTGCCGTTTCATAGCCCCTGAACTGGACGCTGATCGGGTCATAATGGGTTATGTTGGAACCACCCACCACTTCCTTGAAGCTGCAATGGAATGCGTCAATGAGGGGGGCGTTTTACACTACCATGAAACGGTTCCAGAGAATATAATGTTTTCAAGGCCCCTTAAAAGGATTGAAAGGGCTGCCCATCCGCGAAGGGTATCTGTTCTTGACAGGCATGTTATAAAGAAGTACTCGCCGGGGGTCTGGCATGTTGTCCTTGATGTACGGGTCCACTGAGGGGTAGCGGTGTCTTTTGCAGGCGTTGATCTGGCGGCATCTGATAGGAATGAGACAGGCGTGGCCATAATAAATGAGGGGAGAGTGAAGGTGTTCAGTGTGTTCTCATTTGATGAGATAATTGATGCAGTGAAATCCGCTGATACAGTGGCGGTTGACGCACCACTCTCACTTCCCAGAGGGCGCTGCTGCCTCAGGAATGACTGCAGCTGCAGCCGTCATGGCCACTTCAGAAGGGCGGACCTTGAGATCAGGAGGTATGGCAGTGTTCTGCCATTAACCTGGAGGGGGATGCGGGAGCTCACCATGAGGGGTATCAGGATAAGGGAGGCACTTGCGTCCCATGGAGTGGATGTTATTGAGACACACCCAAGGACAGCAGAGAGGATGATGAAAAATGCAGAGCTGCAGATGGAACTGGACTCTCATGCATCCGCCATGAGCATACACCAGAGGGACGCCCTTACAGCTGCACTGGTCGCCCTCCTCTATTCAGAGGGAAATTTCACTGAACTCGGGGATCCATCTGAGGGGACCATAATACTCCCAAAGGTTGAAGAACCACAATCTAAAAACAGTTCGAGAAACCAGCCTTGATTGGACCATAAATTCTCAGATACGGGTATCATACAAGGAATTCAGGGTAAAGCCTTTCTATCGTCTCAATGACCTGTGAGCTCAGGAAATCAGGGGTGATGAACTTCCTGTAAACAGGTAGCCTCTCCCTCAGAGTGAATCCTGCGGACTCTGTGAGCCTTCTGAGTTCATCTATCTCTGGCCAGGGGGCCTCCGGGTTCACGTAGTCCCTGCTCAGTGGCGAAACACCACCCCAGTCATCTGCACCCGCAAGCAGGAAGATCTCACCTGTTTCCCTGTTGAGGTTTGGGGGTACCTGTATGCTCACATCAGGAAAGAGGAGCTTGGCCACTGCAACAATCCTCACCATCTCAAGGAGTGAGGGCTCCGGCTGATGCTCCATGGGGATTCCTGGCTTTGCCCGGAAGTTCTGGATTATTATCTCCTGCAGGTGACCGTACCTGTCCTGTATACGCCTGAGCTCAAGGAGTGATTTGGCCCGCTCCTCCACTGTCTCACCTATACCTATGAGTATCCCTGTGGTGAAAGGTATTCTGAGTCTCCCGGCATCCTCTATCATCCTTATTCTCAAGGCAGGATCCTTGCCGGGGCTCTCACGGTGCGCATCTTCTTTCATCAGGCGGGGACTTGCAGACTCAAGCATGAGGCCCATGGACGCGTTCACATCCCTGAGCCTCCTGAGATCCCTGTAGTCAAGCACGCCCATATTTGTGTGTGGCAGGAGACCAAGGTCCAGTGTGGAGCTGCAGAGGTGATGGGCGTAGTCAACCATATCACTGAATCCAAGTTCTTCGAGTTTCTCCATCACCTCAGGAAATTCATGTGCATTCTCGCCGAAGGTGAATAGGGCCTCTGTGCACCCAAGATCCCTGGCCCTCCTGACCTCCATCAGGACATCCTCAGGGGGGATGAGTGGGGGGTCAGGGGAGTCTGATCTGAAAGTGCAGTAGCCACAGCGGTTTCGGCAGGCCCTTGTGAGGGGTATGAAGACATTCCTTGAGTAGGTCACCTCGCCTGGCTCACAGACACGCTTCATGAGGTCCAGTGTTTCAGGGCCATCAGCAAGAAGAAGTTCCAGGATCTCTTCCTTTCCAAGAACCATGTAAGCACCGCTAAAATAGGTTTAATCTGAAATATCAGAGACAACAACCTCAACAAAGCAGGGTCCCACACCACTTCGGTCCCTGTAGAGAACAACAAAGAGCCCTGTATCCTCTGTTATGCAGAGCCTGTAATCCACGCTGAAGTTCATCTCCTCAAGGGCCTCCTTGAGTCTGTGTATACCTCCAAGATCGGTTTCTGTCCCGACCTCAACACATGACCTTATCTGCTCATCCATAACACCAATTAGGGCTGTGCCCTCCTCGGATATGAGCTCCAGTTCCTCTGCACCCAGCTTCTCTATAAGCCCATCAAGTTCCCTACCCATGTCCTCAATGTTCATCCTCTTTCTTGACATGCCCCTTACTATGAGTATCTCCTTTGAGTCAAGGGCTGGTCTTGAGCCCTCAAAAGCTTCAAAGTAACCCATGATCTCCCCGGCTATCCTGTGCAGTTTCATCAAGGTTATCACTCCTCTGATCCGTTAAGTTCCTCTATCTCGTATCTGAGTTCCCCCATTGTTGCAACCTTCTCAGCGAAGGCGTTGTGTCTGTGTATGCTCTCCTCGTTTATCTGCCTTACGGTGACTATTGTGTCGTCGGGGAGGTGGGGGTACTCACTGACTATCCTGTGCACCATGTTACGAACGCAGTCCTCAACGAACATGGGATTCTCATGGGCACCCACAACAACGGCATTTTCATCTGGCCTCTTCAGGAGTTCATAGACAGGTGAACTCATGGAGTCCTCTATTATGTTTATGAGGTTCTCAGCCCTTATTGTCTGGTCCTCAGGGACCTCTATCATTATCATGCCGCGCCCCCTCTGGTTGTGGGAGGCGAAGGATACACATTCAAGAACCCTTTCAGCTGTTTCGGGATCCAGAAATTCCAGGAGCTTCTGGCGGGATGTTTCCTTAACTGATTCCTGTGCACAGGGGCACACGGTCATCCCCACCACCTCTGCCCCTATCATCTTGCGTATAACTATACCTTCATCGTCCCTGTACCCGATGGCGTCTGCCATGATCTTTGTCATCTCCTGACTCTTCTTACCGGTGACAGGGGATTTTTTCATGAACATGAAGTCGCTCTTCATGCTCACCTCGGCTCTGCGGGCGTACCTGTGCTTTTTGAGGAGTTCATTGACTATCTCTGCGCAGAGAGATTCCAGTTCAAGAGCGTTGTTCTCAACAACCTCCTCGAGGACGTCACTTATGGCCTCGGGGTTCCTTGACATGTGGATCCCCCTCTGTTTGCTCGGGAGATCTACAAAGGCATCGAATGTTGGAAGAAGTATTATGGGTCTTCTACCCTCTCTTTCTATCTTCAGAAGCTTCTTAACACCTGTAACACCCACCCTTGTAAGGTGAACGGGGATGCTAGGAATCTTGTCCTGTGTATCTGGAAAACAAACTAAACCCAAATTTTACACCCCATAATAGTAATGGTTACCTAGGTTTTAAGTATAGTATGAAAACTTTGCTTATATACTTGTCCAGTGATTATGAGTCCCACGAAACAGAATGTTACACCGATGTCCCTGAACAAATTCATTAATAGTCCTAATATTGCCTATCTCCCATGAAACAGAATGTTACACTGATGTCCCGGTGTAAGTGGGGATTGTTCCTTTGATGGGATTTCAGTCGGATCTTTCTGACACGTTGAAATCATGGAGTGTACTGGAACTGGGTCATGCTGTGACTGAAGGCATCATTTTGCCATAAAAAGATATCCCGGGCACAATCACCCACTCTATGAGAGGAGCTTCAGTATCTCTTCAGGGCTGAGGTCCCTGATATTCTCATCCAGCCTCATACCGGCACCATAAAGTTCTTCAGCCCTTGATGCGAGTAGTCTGGTGCTTTTATCAGGCTCCCCGATAACTAGGATGTCCTCAAGGCCTTCAAGCTTCCTTTCAATGTCATTCTTAAGGTGTTCTATCTTCTTCTTTATACCCTTAAGGGCACCATCAGGGATCCTGGGGTTTATCTTCTTCATATCATCCACTGAGAGGGGTACACCTGCAACCAGAATATTCCCCGGCTCAACACCGGCCTTAACAAGGAGCTTTTTGATTGAGGAATTGTTCACGATGATCAGTTTCCCCTTCGAAGCTTCCTTTATCATTTCAGATGGATCCTCACGTTCAATGACACCGAAGTCTGCAAGAATGCTGTCAATGGCCTCCCTCGCAGCCATGAGACTCCGGCAGAAATCGTATGCATCATCCCCGGTGAGCTCATGGGATGGCAGGCTCAGGTATATATGGTCCTCGGCTTCAATGAGTTCCATCATGGCCTCCTGAAATTTTCTGGTGTCTATGACACCATCCTGGGGGTCCCTGAACCTGGATTCCCTTCTGATATTCGAGCATGATTTTCTTATAAGCTTCTCTGCCTGTTCAAATCTGATTTTTTCCATCTTCTGACCCTCTCAGAAATTGAAGAATGGTGAAAACACGTCACTAATCTCACTGAAGATTTCAGCCACAGCCGGTGACCTCTCATATTCAACCTTAACACTGGAGCCCTCAAGGCCCCCAATGAATGAGACGTTTGAAGTTCCAAGGGCCTGGAGGTTATAACCCCCCTCAAGCACAGCTGTGCATGGCAGCCCTGTTTCATGGATGAACCAGCCCATCCATGAGAAGAACTCCTCATCCACCCTCATATCTGCCAGTGGGTCCAGCCTGTGGGCGTCGAACCCTGCAGATACGAATAACATATCTGCCCTGAATTCACTGAGTACCTGGGGGAGCACCTCGGA is part of the Methanothermobacter sp. K4 genome and encodes:
- the mptA gene encoding GTP cyclohydrolase MptA, whose product is MGLVCFPDTQDKIPSIPVHLTRVGVTGVKKLLKIEREGRRPIILLPTFDAFVDLPSKQRGIHMSRNPEAISDVLEEVVENNALELESLCAEIVNELLKKHRYARRAEVSMKSDFMFMKKSPVTGKKSQEMTKIMADAIGYRDDEGIVIRKMIGAEVVGMTVCPCAQESVKETSRQKLLEFLDPETAERVLECVSFASHNQRGRGMIMIEVPEDQTIRAENLINIIEDSMSSPVYELLKRPDENAVVVGAHENPMFVEDCVRNMVHRIVSEYPHLPDDTIVTVRQINEESIHRHNAFAEKVATMGELRYEIEELNGSEE
- the purM gene encoding phosphoribosylformylglycinamidine cyclo-ligase → MVTYSESGVDIDLEELTVSRLTSRLKDTLRYCDVVSGAGHFAALVRMGDVAIAMSTDGVGSKILVAEMMNRYDTVGIDCIAMVVNDILCVGARPAALVDYLAVEEPDPDVADEIGKGLARGAEIAQVAIIGGETASLPGIIRNLDLAATGIGFVDVDSIITGENVREGDAVIGLESSGIHSNGLSLARKVFFDELKLSVDDEMPGSSKTVGEELLEPTRIYVDPVMRLLESGVSVHGLAHITGGGFGNLKRLNRDAGYHLDSLPEPQEIFRTIHGAGVDITEMYRVFNMGVGFCAVVSQGDLDDALDVLDDGAHHIGNVTPRKAEVALKTYTGESIKL
- a CDS encoding DUF2120 domain-containing protein, with the protein product MKLHRIAGEIMGYFEAFEGSRPALDSKEILIVRGMSRKRMNIEDMGRELDGLIEKLGAEELELISEEGTALIGVMDEQIRSCVEVGTETDLGGIHRLKEALEEMNFSVDYRLCITEDTGLFVVLYRDRSGVGPCFVEVVVSDISD
- a CDS encoding class I SAM-dependent methyltransferase family protein, with translation MKWVRIGDIIVLNRDVEDPERFLEIPGVRGVLLVEEISGPMRKPRVRVLAGECTETIHRENGCLFRIDPSRVMWSRGNINERARIPGVVEDGETVVDMFAGIGYFSIPVAVHSTPGRVHSIEINPDSFEFLKSNIELNRVEGVVKPHLGDCRFIAPELDADRVIMGYVGTTHHFLEAAMECVNEGGVLHYHETVPENIMFSRPLKRIERAAHPRRVSVLDRHVIKKYSPGVWHVVLDVRVH
- a CDS encoding beta-CASP ribonuclease aCPSF1; this translates as MVSEMLEEIKRTIMQRLPERVQVAKVEFEGPEVVIYTKNPEIITENGNLIRDIAKDIRKRIIIRSDRSVLMDPEETIRRIHEIVPDEAKITNISFDDVTCEVIIEARKPGLVIGKYGSTSREIVKNTGWAPKILRTPPISSEIIERIRRTLRKNSKERKKILQQLGNRIHQKPKYENDWARLTAMGGFREVGRSCLYLQTPNSRVLLDCGVNVAGGDDRNSYPYLNVPEFTLDSLDAVIITHAHLDHSGFLPYLYHYGYDGPVYCTAPTRDLMTLLQLDHIDIAHREDEPLPFNVKHVKKSVKHTITLDYGEVTDIAPDIRLTLHNAGHILGSAMAHLHIGDGQHNMVYTGDFKYEQSRLLEPAASRFPRIETLVMESTYGGHEDVQPPRTRAEKELVKTIYSTLKRGGKILIPVFAVGRAQELMIVLEEYIRTGIIDEVPVYIDGMIWEANAIHTARPEYLSKDLRDQIFHMGHNPFISEIFHKVNGMDERREIVEGEPSIILSTSGMLTGGNSLEYFKWLCEDPKNSLVFVGYQAEGSLGRRIQKGWKEIPLKDEEDKMRVYNVKMNIKTIEGFSGHSDRRQLMEYVKRISPKPEKILLCHGDNYKTLDLASSIYRTYRIETKTPLNLETVRIQ
- the cofG gene encoding 7,8-didemethyl-8-hydroxy-5-deazariboflavin synthase CofG, with the translated sequence MVLGKEEILELLLADGPETLDLMKRVCEPGEVTYSRNVFIPLTRACRNRCGYCTFRSDSPDPPLIPPEDVLMEVRRARDLGCTEALFTFGENAHEFPEVMEKLEELGFSDMVDYAHHLCSSTLDLGLLPHTNMGVLDYRDLRRLRDVNASMGLMLESASPRLMKEDAHRESPGKDPALRIRMIEDAGRLRIPFTTGILIGIGETVEERAKSLLELRRIQDRYGHLQEIIIQNFRAKPGIPMEHQPEPSLLEMVRIVAVAKLLFPDVSIQVPPNLNRETGEIFLLAGADDWGGVSPLSRDYVNPEAPWPEIDELRRLTESAGFTLRERLPVYRKFITPDFLSSQVIETIERLYPEFLV
- a CDS encoding formate--phosphoribosylaminoimidazolecarboxamide ligase; translation: MSKVNRDEILSILDGYSREDITVATLGSHTSLHILNGAKQEGFRTAVVCEKGREVPYQRFRVADEFIIVDKFSDIVNEDVQDRLRSMNSIIVPHGSFVAYAGLDHIENDFYVPMFGNRDILRWESERDLERKLMKEAGIRIPLKYTDPAEIDRPVMVKFPGARGGRGYFVASSTEEFNDKIDSMIERGWITEDDVDDAHIEEYVSGTNFCIHYFYSIMNDEVELMGMDSRFESNTDGLVRIPARDQLEIKLDPSYVITGNHPVAMRESLLPQAFDMGDRMVEAASKIVPPGMNGPFCLQTMCTDNLEIVTFEMSARTDGGTNTFMHGSTYSYLLHGEGMSMGRRVAREIKVASETDRLAEIIT
- a CDS encoding DUF2100 domain-containing protein; protein product: MEKIRFEQAEKLIRKSCSNIRRESRFRDPQDGVIDTRKFQEAMMELIEAEDHIYLSLPSHELTGDDAYDFCRSLMAAREAIDSILADFGVIEREDPSEMIKEASKGKLIIVNNSSIKKLLVKAGVEPGNILVAGVPLSVDDMKKINPRIPDGALKGIKKKIEHLKNDIERKLEGLEDILVIGEPDKSTRLLASRAEELYGAGMRLDENIRDLSPEEILKLLS
- a CDS encoding DUF429 domain-containing protein, giving the protein MSFAGVDLAASDRNETGVAIINEGRVKVFSVFSFDEIIDAVKSADTVAVDAPLSLPRGRCCLRNDCSCSRHGHFRRADLEIRRYGSVLPLTWRGMRELTMRGIRIREALASHGVDVIETHPRTAERMMKNAELQMELDSHASAMSIHQRDALTAALVALLYSEGNFTELGDPSEGTIILPKVEEPQSKNSSRNQP
- the psmB gene encoding archaeal proteasome endopeptidase complex subunit beta; the protein is MKDEKTLKGTTTVGITCKDGVVFATERRASMGNLIAHKATDKIFKIDEHIAATIAGSVADAQSLMKYLKAEAALYRMRNSERISIEAAAALAANILHSSRFYPFIVQTLLGGVDETGAKIYSLDPSGGMIPDKFVSTGSGSPVAYGVLEDRYTDELYVDEAVDIAIRAIKSAMERDTYSGNGILVATVTEDEGFRMLSQEEIKKRIEDLN
- the comC gene encoding L-sulfolactate dehydrogenase, which produces MRISAEEEVRIIKEILNTMDVPEEVSDVVADVTLDADLKGFSSHGIGRFPQYVEELRCGTIKPHGDITIERETPSTALINGNHMFGHFVACRAMELAIEKARDTGVGLVGVHDSNHFGVAGYYSDMAVMNDMIGVVIANTEPAVAPIGGKIPILGTNPLAIGIPSNRHYVSVDMATSASARGKLLEAARKGERIPENIALDADGNPTTDPELALKGSILPFGGHKGYALSFMIEILAGPLVGAAFGAAVQGTANPREMCTKGDLMMAIDPSKMVDLQEFKSSVDEFIEEVKSSGEVLIPGDIEAMNIKRGREEGIEVDEKLLERLNEISDELGLDLQIKGL